The Mytilus galloprovincialis chromosome 2, xbMytGall1.hap1.1, whole genome shotgun sequence genome has a window encoding:
- the LOC143062321 gene encoding uncharacterized protein LOC143062321, whose translation MAMDVSQRPATVSFGTEVILGRRKSRAFSISQQDTRDTETFRRQSYKYQFPNPALEADKRDLDLSEVQESDIRRHVFGTPVEEMEFVGSDNTVRRPTVSSARRSVLWSRDRRLYEDRHRQDVEEFREQPYMRHEYPTLRKHYPGTWRLASRDEIQATTERLTSVPAPTSASMNLHKFQCFLHNVLEVEAQTRNRELRSCLRRRPRTSVI comes from the exons ATGGCCATGGACGTATCACAAAGACCTGCAACAGTATCATTTGGAACTGAGGTGATACTTGGACGACGAAAATCACGTGCTTTCAGCATTAGCCAACAGGACACAAGAGATACAGAAACATTCAGACGACAATCGTATAAATATCAGTTTCCAAACCCAGCATTAGAAGCTGACAAAAGAGACCTCGACTTG tcagaaGTACAAGAAAGTGATATAAGACGACATGTATTTGGAACACCAGTAGAGGAAATGGAGTTTGTTGGATCTGACAACACAGTTAGGCGACCAACAGTATCTAGTGCACGCCGATCGGTTCTTTGGTCACGTGATCGACGATTATATGAAGACAGACATCGCCAAGATGTTGAGGAATTTAGAGAGCAACCTTACATGAGACATGAATATCCAACATTAAGGAAACATTATCCTGGTACATGGAGACTAGCGTCAAGAGATGAAATCCAAGCCACGACAGAGCGGTTGACAAGTGTTCCTGCTCCAACGTCAGCAAGCATGAATTTGCATAAATTTCAGTGTTTCCTGCACAATGTATTGGAAGTAGAAGCACAGACGCGGAATCGTGAGCTTCGGTCATGCCTTCGTAGAAGACCTAGAACATCTGTTATATAG